In the Sinomonas cyclohexanicum genome, TCTGGATGACCTCGCCGCCCTCCCCGGCTCGGCCGGCATGCAGACCGACCAAGTCCTGTACAACCTCGGCCGGCGCGGCATCGAAGCAGACCTCCTCCCGCGGCTGGGCGCCCAGAGAGTCCCGGTCATGGCCTACTCGCCCATCGAGCAGGCCCGCCTGCTCGGGCACCCGGTCCTCGGCGCCATCGCCGGCAAGCACGGAGTCCGGGAGGCCGCCGTCGCGCTCGCGTGGGTGCTGCGCGCCCCGGGAGTCATCGCGATCCCAAAGGCTGGCACCGCCGACCACGTGCTCGCGAATCGCGCTGCGCTGGACGTGACGCTCGACGCCGACGACCTCACCGCGCTCGACGCCGCCTTCCCCTCACCCGGGCGGCCGATCCCCCTCGAGATGCTCTGATCCCAAGGGGCCTCTGGCCCTGTTGCGGGCGCCTGCAGGGTCCTATGGTGAGCTCGGGGGCCCGACTGTCCGACCCACAGCACCGAAGGGGATCTGCCATGAACGTCGAACTCGGGAAGGGCGCTGGAGCCCCCGACGGCGGAGGCTTCAGCCACGAGGCAGCCCTGCGGGCGCTCGCCCTCGAATCCCTCAAGAAGAAGTCCGACTTCCGCATCCACCTGCTGATCTACGTCCTCGTCAACGCGATGCTCATCATGATCTGGGCGATGACGGGCGCAGGCTACTTCTGGCCGGCCTACCCCATCGCGGGCTGGGGCATCGGCATCGTCGCCCACGCCTGGGATGTCTACTGGAAGAAGCCGCCCACCGAGGACCAGGTGCAGGCGGAGATGAGGCGGCTCCGCGGAGCAGGATGACCCGCATGGAGCGGGCCGACCCGGTCGGGACGGAGGCAACGACGCCCGACGGCACGCCACACGGGGGCACGCCACACGGGGGCACGTCAGACGATGTAGTGCACGCCCGCGACGGCGACGGCGATGGGTCCGTCGTACGCCTTCTGGGCCTCAGCGACCGACCGGTTGGCGTCGTTCCACACCGGAAGGTGAGTGAGCAGCAGGCGCTTCGCCGCGGCGTCGTGCGCCGCCTGGCCGGCGCGAAGGCCGGTGAGGTGCACGCCCTCGATCGCGTCATCCCGGCCCTCGTGGTACGCCGCCTCGCACAGGAACAGGTCCGCGTCCCGCGCGGCCTCGACCAGGTTGGCGCAGGCGTCGGTGTCCCCGGAGTAGGCGAGGACCCGGCGCTCGGCCCCGCCCGCGCCGTCAGGCTCGGAGCACTCGATCCGCAGCGCGTACGGCTCCGCGATCGGGTGGCGCACGGTGTAGGCCGTGAAGCGAAATGGTCCGAACTCGACAGCCTCCCCGGGCACCCAGTCGTGGAACTCGAAGTCCTCGTCGAGATCCATCTCGGGCTGCATGTCCAGGGCAGTGGTGATGCGGTTCTTCGTCGCCGCCGGACCCCACACCGGGACCCGGCCCGCGGTCCAGCCGTTGGGGTCCCAGTGAACCGCCACGTGCAGCCCCGTGAGGTCCATGCAGTGGTCGGGATGCAGGTGGCTCAGGAGCACGCCGTCGATGTCGCTGAGGTCCGCGTAGCGCATGAGGACGCCCAGCGCCCCCGAACCGAGGTCAAGGAGGATGCGCCAGTCCCGCTCGCCGTCATTCGCGGTGACCAGGTAGCACGACGCGGGCGAGCTCGGACCCGGGAACGACCCAGAACAGCCGACAATGGTGAGCTTCACGGTGCCATCCTGCCCGCATCGTGGGCCGCGAAGTGGGAGATCCTGCTCGACCCGCCGCGGGCGCGGGCCTCGGCGAGCATCTCCGGCGTGATCGTCGCGAGACTCGCCGTGGGATACCGGGCGGCCACGTGCTCGGCATGCTGGACCCCCTGCACCTCCGGTCCCAGGAACCGCCGCGCGAGGACCTCGAACTGGGCCGGGTCCCCGGTCGCGACGAAACTGTGCACCGGCGGCGTGGTGCCCGTCCGGACGAGGCCGTTCTTCATGAGCGCACGGTAGACGTCCTTGGCCGTCTCCTCCGCGCTCGAGACCAGGGTCACGCCCTCGCCCATCACGTAGGAGATGACCCCCGTGAGGAGCGG is a window encoding:
- a CDS encoding 2TM domain-containing protein, encoding MNVELGKGAGAPDGGGFSHEAALRALALESLKKKSDFRIHLLIYVLVNAMLIMIWAMTGAGYFWPAYPIAGWGIGIVAHAWDVYWKKPPTEDQVQAEMRRLRGAG
- a CDS encoding MBL fold metallo-hydrolase, whose amino-acid sequence is MKLTIVGCSGSFPGPSSPASCYLVTANDGERDWRILLDLGSGALGVLMRYADLSDIDGVLLSHLHPDHCMDLTGLHVAVHWDPNGWTAGRVPVWGPAATKNRITTALDMQPEMDLDEDFEFHDWVPGEAVEFGPFRFTAYTVRHPIAEPYALRIECSEPDGAGGAERRVLAYSGDTDACANLVEAARDADLFLCEAAYHEGRDDAIEGVHLTGLRAGQAAHDAAAKRLLLTHLPVWNDANRSVAEAQKAYDGPIAVAVAGVHYIV